The following proteins are encoded in a genomic region of Actinomadura sp. NAK00032:
- a CDS encoding YciI family protein, whose amino-acid sequence MQYALLIYAGDGPEEASRDADLDEIGAEYSALADDPHYIGGAGLEPAETATSVRMAGGRTLITDGPFADTKEVLGGLCLIEAADLDEALELAVRIPAVRLGGTVEIRPVARC is encoded by the coding sequence ATGCAGTACGCCCTGCTGATCTATGCCGGCGACGGGCCGGAGGAGGCGTCGCGGGACGCGGACCTTGACGAGATCGGCGCCGAGTATTCCGCCCTGGCCGATGACCCGCACTACATCGGCGGTGCGGGCTTGGAGCCGGCCGAGACGGCGACGAGCGTCCGGATGGCCGGTGGCCGCACGCTGATCACCGACGGGCCCTTCGCGGACACCAAGGAGGTGCTCGGCGGCCTGTGCCTGATCGAGGCGGCCGATCTGGACGAGGCGCTGGAACTGGCGGTGCGGATCCCCGCCGTCCGGCTCGGCGGCACCGTGGAGATCAGGCCGGTGGCACGATGCTGA
- a CDS encoding MarR family transcriptional regulator — protein MVGTSGEGAAEPTAAALDDVAATLMTVWSRPHNAQDVPVPSTQLRALLVLERGPVNISSLAGELGALVSSASRLCDRLEASGLLARDPGRDRREVTVRLSADGRALVGRLRERRLAELTRVLAQMPASARAALLWGLTEFQEAAAKPDGEDDSLSMLA, from the coding sequence ATGGTCGGAACGTCGGGTGAGGGAGCCGCGGAGCCCACCGCGGCGGCCCTGGACGACGTGGCCGCCACCCTGATGACCGTCTGGTCCCGCCCCCACAACGCCCAGGACGTGCCCGTCCCGTCCACGCAGCTGCGCGCGCTGCTCGTGCTGGAGCGCGGCCCGGTCAACATCAGCAGCCTGGCGGGCGAGCTGGGCGCGCTGGTGTCCTCGGCGAGCCGGCTGTGCGACCGGCTGGAGGCGTCCGGCCTGCTGGCCCGCGACCCCGGCCGCGACCGCCGCGAGGTGACCGTGCGGCTGAGCGCGGACGGGCGGGCGCTGGTCGGCCGGCTCCGGGAGCGGCGGCTGGCGGAGCTCACGCGTGTGCTGGCCCAGATGCCGGCCTCCGCGCGCGCGGCGCTGCTGTGGGGGCTCACGGAGTTCCAGGAGGCGGCCGCCAAGCCGGACGGCGAGGACGACTCGCTCTCCATGCTCGCCTGA
- a CDS encoding sigma-70 family RNA polymerase sigma factor, translated as MSEQDWLAERFESDRARLRAVAHRMLGSQAEAEDAVQETWIRLSRSDTSSVENLSGWLTTVVSRVSLNMLQSRRSRREDLLDAADIVGPGEPGADGPEGEATMADSVGVAMLVVLDRLTPAERLAFVLHDMFAVPFEEIATIVDRSPTAARKLASRARRRIQQAGPDATAGRTDDATTAQTAKAELVRAFLAASRGGDFEPLLATLDPDIVVRADEMTVRLSAQAAVRGAGLLAVEPEMRGADAVTRAFAGLSWAPRLALIDGTAGLVWAPNGEPRVAFRFTVAGNKITAIDIQADLTGLAVALC; from the coding sequence ATGAGCGAGCAGGACTGGCTGGCCGAACGCTTCGAAAGTGATCGCGCCCGCTTGCGCGCGGTGGCGCACCGGATGCTCGGCTCGCAGGCCGAGGCGGAGGACGCCGTCCAGGAGACGTGGATCCGGCTGAGCCGTTCGGATACCAGCTCGGTGGAGAACCTGAGCGGCTGGCTCACGACGGTCGTCTCCCGGGTATCGCTGAACATGCTCCAGTCCCGGAGATCCCGCCGCGAGGACCTCTTGGACGCGGCCGATATCGTCGGGCCGGGCGAACCGGGTGCGGACGGCCCGGAGGGGGAGGCGACGATGGCCGATTCCGTCGGCGTCGCCATGCTCGTCGTCCTGGACAGGCTGACGCCCGCCGAGCGGCTGGCGTTCGTGCTGCACGACATGTTCGCCGTCCCGTTCGAGGAGATCGCGACCATCGTGGACCGCTCTCCCACCGCCGCCCGCAAGCTGGCCAGCCGCGCCCGCCGCCGCATCCAGCAGGCGGGTCCGGACGCGACCGCCGGCCGCACCGACGACGCGACCACCGCTCAGACGGCCAAGGCCGAACTCGTCCGCGCGTTCCTTGCCGCCTCCCGCGGCGGCGACTTCGAGCCGCTGCTGGCCACGCTCGACCCGGACATCGTCGTGCGCGCCGATGAGATGACCGTCCGGCTGAGCGCGCAGGCGGCGGTCCGCGGCGCCGGGCTTCTCGCCGTCGAACCCGAGATGCGCGGCGCCGACGCCGTCACCCGCGCCTTCGCCGGTCTCTCCTGGGCCCCGCGCCTCGCGCTCATCGACGGCACCGCCGGCCTGGTCTGGGCCCCGAACGGCGAACCGCGCGTCGCGTTCCGCTTCACCGTCGCCGGCAACAAGATCACCGCCATCGATATCCAGGCCGACCTGACCGGCCTCGCCGTCGCCCTGTGCTGA
- a CDS encoding response regulator — protein MNEGPHPIEVLLVEDDPGDVLLTVEAFEHNKVNNTLSVVNDGEQAMAFLRREGDYAEAPRPDLVLLDLNLPRKDGREVLGEIKADEDLRSIPVVVLTTSEADEDILRSYHLHANAYVTKPVDFDQFISVVRRIDDFFVTVVKLPR, from the coding sequence ATGAACGAAGGCCCGCACCCCATCGAGGTCCTGCTGGTCGAGGACGACCCGGGCGACGTCCTGCTGACCGTCGAGGCGTTCGAGCACAACAAGGTGAACAACACCCTCAGCGTCGTCAACGACGGCGAGCAGGCGATGGCGTTCCTGCGCCGGGAGGGCGACTACGCCGAGGCGCCCCGCCCCGACCTCGTGCTGCTGGACCTGAACCTGCCGCGCAAGGACGGCCGCGAGGTGCTCGGCGAGATCAAGGCCGACGAGGACCTGCGGAGCATCCCGGTCGTCGTGCTCACCACGTCCGAGGCCGACGAGGACATTCTGCGCAGCTACCACCTGCACGCCAACGCCTATGTCACCAAGCCGGTCGACTTCGACCAGTTCATCTCCGTCGTCCGCCGGATCGACGACTTCTTCGTCACGGTGGTGAAGCTCCCGCGCTGA
- a CDS encoding choice-of-anchor P family protein gives MRHRHVVSCLAAGLLAGGLAAVPAQAATAPGGEGSAYGLAITGPIDVPPVPAVSSATEEVDKRLLRENHTDLADAEALHVSAAPARARSTVARLAVPSADLLASAVSAKCVDGRGSAHLARAVLAGKRLDASPPPNTTIPVEVDGVGRTALVLNKQQRTADGRLAVTAMELALPGDKGTLRVASATCGRGAPARTPKEAPAPTPVEHDIPVTG, from the coding sequence ATGCGTCACCGCCATGTCGTCAGCTGCCTCGCCGCCGGCCTGCTCGCCGGCGGGCTCGCGGCCGTCCCGGCGCAGGCCGCCACCGCCCCCGGGGGCGAGGGGTCCGCGTACGGGCTGGCGATCACCGGGCCGATCGATGTCCCGCCGGTGCCGGCCGTCTCGTCCGCGACCGAGGAGGTCGACAAGAGGCTGCTGCGGGAGAACCACACCGACCTCGCCGACGCGGAGGCGCTGCACGTCAGCGCCGCGCCCGCCCGCGCCCGCTCGACGGTCGCGCGGCTCGCCGTCCCGTCCGCCGACCTGCTCGCGAGCGCCGTGTCGGCCAAGTGCGTCGACGGCCGCGGCTCCGCGCACCTCGCCCGCGCCGTCCTCGCCGGCAAGCGGCTGGACGCCTCGCCGCCGCCGAACACCACCATCCCGGTCGAGGTGGACGGCGTCGGCAGGACGGCGCTGGTCCTCAACAAGCAGCAGCGCACCGCGGACGGCCGGCTCGCCGTCACCGCGATGGAGCTGGCGCTACCCGGCGACAAGGGCACGCTCCGCGTCGCGTCCGCCACCTGCGGCCGCGGCGCCCCGGCGCGCACCCCGAAGGAGGCGCCCGCGCCGACCCCCGTCGAGCACGACATCCCGGTCACCGGCTGA
- a CDS encoding MMPL family transporter: MTLTELDKEEGPRSASPEGVFARVAGFAHRHRWLALLLWTAVLAGVWAGASVMGDDYRNDNSLPGTESQAAADLLARHGAARTGDTLQVVLAGDGGLRAPGVQQRVESMLDGVAGLPHVAEVHSPYQAGDAVFSTDGTIGYATIVLDIPSTEMTKAEVEPIHAATRRAAGDGLRVELGGDAARLLGAGETSAAEGIGILVALVVLVFMFGTVIAAGLPIMVALFAVGSTLGAIVLASQVFTIADWVPPVMILVGLGVGIDYALLVFARYRYELVRGMDTEQATKKALDVAGRSVFVAGSTVIVALLGLVALGLGALRGMALCVALTVLVTMIASLTLLPALLGVFGRRFARIFTARAEKRAAKGRPEEGAAWRRLAAGVQRRPLAAMVAAAVLLGALSVPALGMRLGFGDAGSDASGSTSREAYDLLTKGFGPGFNGPLIVVTDGGAAAAAAAAPALSSASGVAAVADPVPTPDGTAATTLVFPDSAPSDGETADLVSAIRDDVLPEVSARTGAEYLVGGPTAAADDYAAKVSDRMVPFIVIVVGLSLLLLAAVFRSLLIPLKAALLNLLSIGAALGAMTLVFQEGLFGVEKGPIEAWMPVMIFALVFGLSMDYEVFLVSRIREEWLRTGDPVLAVREGLAHTGSLITAAAAIMIAVFGSFVLSEERILQQAGFGMAVAILVDAVIIRCLIVPAAMQLMGRRAWWLPAPLERLLPQVRA; the protein is encoded by the coding sequence ATGACACTCACAGAACTGGACAAAGAAGAGGGACCTCGGAGCGCGTCTCCAGAGGGGGTCTTCGCCCGCGTCGCGGGTTTCGCTCACCGCCATCGCTGGCTGGCTCTGCTCCTGTGGACCGCCGTGCTCGCCGGCGTCTGGGCGGGCGCCAGTGTCATGGGCGACGACTACCGAAACGACAACTCGCTGCCCGGCACCGAATCGCAGGCCGCGGCCGATCTGCTGGCCCGGCACGGCGCCGCACGCACCGGGGACACCTTGCAGGTCGTCCTGGCCGGCGACGGCGGGCTGCGCGCACCCGGCGTCCAGCAGCGCGTCGAGAGCATGCTCGACGGCGTCGCGGGGCTGCCGCATGTCGCCGAGGTGCACAGCCCGTACCAGGCCGGGGACGCCGTCTTCTCCACCGACGGCACCATCGGCTACGCCACCATCGTCCTGGACATCCCCTCGACGGAGATGACCAAGGCGGAGGTGGAGCCCATCCACGCGGCGACGCGGCGGGCCGCCGGCGACGGGCTGCGCGTCGAGCTCGGCGGGGACGCCGCCCGGCTGCTGGGAGCGGGGGAGACCAGCGCGGCCGAGGGGATCGGGATCCTGGTCGCGCTGGTCGTCCTGGTGTTCATGTTCGGCACGGTGATCGCGGCCGGGCTGCCCATCATGGTCGCCCTGTTCGCGGTCGGGTCCACGCTCGGCGCCATCGTGCTCGCCTCCCAGGTCTTCACCATCGCCGACTGGGTACCGCCGGTGATGATCCTCGTCGGCCTGGGCGTCGGCATCGACTACGCGCTGCTGGTCTTCGCCCGCTACCGCTACGAACTGGTACGCGGCATGGACACCGAGCAGGCGACGAAGAAGGCGCTGGACGTCGCCGGGCGTTCGGTGTTCGTCGCCGGCAGCACCGTCATCGTGGCGCTGCTCGGCCTGGTCGCGCTGGGACTCGGCGCGCTGCGGGGCATGGCCCTGTGCGTGGCGCTGACCGTGCTCGTCACCATGATCGCCTCCCTCACCCTGCTGCCCGCGCTGCTCGGCGTCTTCGGCCGCCGCTTCGCCCGCATCTTCACCGCCCGCGCCGAGAAGCGCGCGGCGAAGGGCAGGCCGGAGGAGGGCGCGGCCTGGCGCAGGCTCGCCGCCGGGGTGCAGCGTCGGCCGCTCGCCGCGATGGTGGCGGCCGCGGTGCTGCTCGGCGCGCTCAGCGTGCCGGCCCTGGGCATGCGGCTGGGGTTCGGCGACGCGGGCAGCGACGCCTCCGGCAGCACCAGCCGGGAGGCCTACGACCTGCTGACAAAGGGGTTCGGTCCCGGGTTCAACGGCCCGCTGATCGTGGTGACCGACGGCGGCGCGGCCGCCGCGGCCGCCGCCGCTCCGGCGCTGTCCAGCGCGTCCGGCGTCGCGGCGGTGGCGGATCCGGTGCCCACCCCGGACGGGACGGCCGCGACGACGCTGGTGTTCCCGGACTCCGCTCCGTCGGACGGGGAGACCGCCGACCTCGTCTCGGCGATCCGGGACGACGTGCTGCCGGAGGTGTCGGCGCGGACCGGTGCCGAGTACCTGGTCGGTGGGCCCACGGCCGCCGCGGACGACTACGCGGCCAAGGTCTCCGACCGGATGGTGCCGTTCATCGTCATCGTCGTCGGTCTTTCGCTGCTGCTGCTGGCCGCCGTGTTCCGCTCGCTGCTGATCCCGCTGAAGGCGGCACTGCTCAACCTGCTCAGCATCGGCGCGGCGCTCGGCGCGATGACACTGGTGTTCCAGGAGGGCCTCTTCGGCGTCGAGAAGGGCCCGATCGAGGCATGGATGCCGGTGATGATCTTCGCGTTGGTCTTCGGCCTCTCCATGGACTACGAGGTCTTCCTGGTCTCCCGGATCCGCGAGGAGTGGCTCCGCACCGGCGACCCTGTACTGGCGGTGCGCGAAGGACTGGCGCACACCGGCTCGCTGATCACCGCGGCCGCAGCCATCATGATCGCGGTGTTCGGCTCGTTCGTGCTCAGTGAGGAGCGCATTCTCCAGCAGGCCGGATTCGGCATGGCGGTGGCGATACTCGTGGACGCGGTCATCATCCGCTGCCTGATCGTGCCGGCGGCGATGCAGCTGATGGGCCGCCGCGCCTGGTGGCTGCCCGCTCCGCTGGAACGCCTCCTGCCGCAGGTCCGGGCATAA
- a CDS encoding MFS transporter, translating to MARESAAPAAAEPDPGAEGPPRPDARRWLVLAVICVAQLMVVLDVTVMNLALPPAQDDLGFTDADRQWILTAYLLSFGSLLLFCGRLADLIGNKPTFLAGVTGFAAASAVGGAANGLEMLVASRAGQGIFAALLAPAALSLLATTFTDPKERGRAYGAFGAVAASGAGLGLIIGGGLTSALSWRWCMYINVVFAAIVLLGAALPMGGKPRPSGVRLDVPGVVTVSGGMFCLVYGFSNAADESWGTPSTWGFLAAGAVLLTVFGWWQTRAAQPLLPPRVVLDRNRAGAYLTMLVVGGGMFGIFLFLIYYMQTILGYSAIRSGMALLPMVVLTGAAANVGNIKLMPRFGPRPLVFAGLTLSAGGTAWLTMIDADSGYASVLLGPTLVAGAGMGLLFASGLQTGTSGIAAQDAGVASASLQIGQQLGGAIGTALLNTIAASATTGYLDDHARGRPSPELIELAAVDGYITVFWWSAGIFAVGAVLCALLLRGGPLSEPEDPPIGADAAAAGKPIEEAGAPRP from the coding sequence ATGGCAAGAGAGAGCGCGGCCCCCGCGGCCGCAGAGCCGGATCCTGGAGCGGAAGGCCCGCCGAGGCCCGACGCCAGGCGGTGGCTGGTGCTCGCCGTCATCTGCGTCGCCCAGCTCATGGTCGTCCTCGACGTGACGGTGATGAACCTCGCGCTCCCGCCCGCGCAGGACGATCTGGGGTTCACCGACGCCGACCGGCAGTGGATCCTGACCGCCTACCTGCTGTCGTTCGGCAGCCTGCTGCTGTTCTGCGGACGGCTGGCCGACCTGATCGGCAACAAGCCGACCTTCCTGGCCGGCGTGACCGGATTCGCGGCCGCCTCCGCGGTCGGCGGCGCCGCGAACGGCTTGGAGATGCTGGTCGCGTCGCGCGCCGGCCAGGGAATCTTCGCCGCGCTCCTCGCACCGGCCGCACTGTCGCTGCTGGCCACGACGTTCACCGACCCGAAGGAACGGGGCAGGGCCTACGGGGCCTTCGGCGCGGTCGCGGCCAGCGGGGCGGGACTGGGACTGATCATCGGCGGCGGCCTGACCTCCGCGCTGTCCTGGCGCTGGTGCATGTACATCAACGTGGTGTTCGCCGCGATCGTGCTGCTCGGGGCCGCGCTGCCGATGGGCGGCAAGCCGAGGCCGTCCGGCGTCCGGCTGGACGTGCCCGGTGTTGTGACCGTGTCGGGCGGGATGTTCTGCCTGGTCTACGGCTTCTCCAACGCGGCGGACGAGAGCTGGGGCACGCCCTCGACGTGGGGCTTCCTCGCCGCCGGGGCCGTGCTGCTGACCGTTTTCGGGTGGTGGCAGACGCGCGCCGCGCAGCCGCTGCTGCCGCCCCGGGTCGTCCTCGACCGCAACCGCGCCGGCGCCTACCTCACCATGCTGGTCGTCGGGGGCGGGATGTTCGGCATCTTCCTGTTCCTCATCTACTACATGCAGACGATCCTGGGCTATTCGGCGATCAGATCGGGAATGGCGCTGCTGCCGATGGTCGTGCTCACCGGCGCGGCGGCCAACGTGGGCAACATCAAGCTCATGCCGAGGTTCGGGCCCAGGCCGCTGGTCTTCGCGGGCCTGACGCTCAGCGCGGGCGGCACGGCCTGGCTGACCATGATCGACGCTGACTCGGGTTACGCGTCGGTCCTGCTGGGGCCGACCCTCGTCGCCGGCGCCGGCATGGGCCTGCTGTTCGCCTCCGGACTCCAGACCGGGACCTCCGGCATTGCGGCGCAGGACGCCGGCGTGGCCTCGGCGAGCCTCCAGATCGGGCAGCAGCTCGGCGGCGCGATCGGCACCGCGCTGCTCAATACGATCGCGGCAAGCGCCACCACCGGTTACTTGGACGACCACGCGCGAGGACGGCCGAGCCCGGAGCTGATCGAGCTGGCGGCGGTCGACGGCTACATCACCGTGTTCTGGTGGTCCGCGGGTATCTTCGCGGTCGGTGCGGTCCTGTGCGCCCTGCTGCTGCGCGGCGGCCCGCTGTCCGAGCCCGAAGACCCGCCCATCGGTGCCGACGCCGCCGCTGCCGGGAAACCGATCGAGGAGGCGGGAGCACCACGGCCGTGA
- a CDS encoding RNA polymerase sigma factor, with product MLDDVFRAEWGRVVASLVGFLRDFDRAEDAAQEAFAIAAERWPVAGTPDNPGGWLVATARNRAVDRIRRERTLAGKLHLLAAPEGAMDEPGETLIADERLELLFTCCHPALPPDGQVALTLRAVGGLRTDEIARAFLVSEETMKRRLSRAKAKIKKAGIPFAVPAPHLLPDRLGTVLAVVYLIYNEGYRGRVDLACEAVHLGRALTELMPDEPEAHGLLALMSIHHARRRARFRGEDLVLLDDQDRTRWDLDQLAAGRSALDRAMALGGRGVYVVQAAIASLQARERIDWPQIAGLYRRLAELTGSPVVELNRAAAVAQAGDPAAALRTVDGLDLDGYPYFHSTRAELLRRLGRADEARSAYRRALGLAATSPERRFLARRLEKVRSSAVPPAAVRSSPGYEPRFARSGRTQ from the coding sequence GTGCTCGATGACGTCTTCCGCGCCGAGTGGGGCCGGGTGGTGGCCTCGCTGGTCGGGTTCCTGCGCGACTTCGACCGGGCCGAGGACGCGGCGCAGGAGGCCTTCGCCATCGCCGCGGAGCGCTGGCCCGTCGCGGGCACGCCGGACAACCCGGGCGGGTGGCTGGTCGCGACGGCCCGCAACCGGGCGGTCGATCGGATCCGCAGGGAGCGGACCCTGGCCGGGAAGTTGCACCTCCTGGCGGCGCCGGAGGGCGCGATGGACGAGCCCGGCGAGACTCTGATCGCGGACGAGCGGCTCGAACTGCTCTTCACCTGCTGCCATCCCGCGCTGCCGCCGGACGGCCAGGTGGCGCTGACCCTGCGGGCCGTCGGCGGGTTGCGGACCGACGAGATCGCGCGGGCGTTCCTGGTCTCGGAGGAGACCATGAAGCGCCGCCTGTCCCGCGCCAAGGCCAAGATCAAGAAGGCCGGGATCCCGTTCGCGGTCCCGGCCCCGCACCTGCTCCCGGACCGCCTCGGCACGGTGCTGGCCGTCGTCTACCTGATCTACAACGAGGGCTACCGCGGCCGGGTCGACCTCGCCTGCGAGGCCGTCCACCTGGGCCGGGCGCTCACCGAGCTCATGCCGGACGAGCCGGAGGCGCACGGCCTGCTGGCGCTGATGTCGATCCACCACGCCCGGCGCCGTGCGCGGTTCCGCGGCGAGGATCTCGTCCTCCTCGACGACCAGGACCGGACGCGGTGGGACCTGGACCAGCTCGCGGCCGGACGCTCGGCGCTCGACCGGGCGATGGCGCTGGGCGGCCGCGGCGTGTACGTCGTCCAGGCCGCGATCGCGTCGCTGCAGGCCCGCGAGCGGATCGACTGGCCGCAGATCGCCGGGCTGTACCGGCGGCTCGCCGAGCTGACCGGCTCGCCGGTGGTCGAGCTCAACCGCGCCGCGGCGGTGGCGCAGGCCGGAGACCCCGCCGCGGCGCTGCGCACCGTCGACGGCCTCGACCTGGACGGCTACCCCTACTTCCACTCGACCCGCGCCGAACTGCTGCGGCGCCTCGGCCGCGCCGACGAGGCCCGGTCGGCCTACCGCCGGGCACTCGGGCTGGCCGCCACATCCCCGGAACGGCGCTTCCTGGCGAGGCGTCTCGAAAAAGTCCGGTCCTCGGCGGTCCCCCCGGCGGCGGTCCGTTCGTCACCCGGGTATGAACCGCGATTCGCCAGATCAGGAAGAACGCAATAA
- a CDS encoding ATP-binding protein, which yields MADERPPAEESPAEESPAEQPAGFPKELRMSGPAVVMPADALPEGHGMGRLRLVRIYQVGAFVLAILLLAAFTQAGTALFGSRDARDVLINQVDPATLEQFRLTTAVTSQDMAIRDYAQDGGAAQVARYRDAVRLEAESAARMRRLLAGVPGSGDVDSLLDKATADSAAWRTAFADRVAAGPGGQGIDPDESREARRLLNQARGDMTPLQIGLTELHDRAAEKVRSRASAAQWSTVAALVLVVVAALALAVLLRRTVLIPVSSLTGRVRAVAQGDFDHPLDVPGPAEINELAAIIDAMRDRIIRQWRISEEKTRLLDEQTAELRRSNSELEQFAYVASHDLQEPLRKVASFCQMIERRYGDQLDDRGRQYIEFAVDGAKRMQALINDLLSFSRVGRMARPEESVDLGAVVRQALDNLAALREETGAEVDAADLPHVPGDRTQLTQLFQNLIGNAIKFRREGVPPRVVIDARRTGGEWEFRCADNGIGVEPRYADRIFLIFQRLHPRDEYTGTGIGLALCKKIVEFHGGRIWLDGDDRGDEPGTTFRWTLPVHAHITNGDDG from the coding sequence ATGGCGGACGAGCGGCCTCCCGCCGAGGAATCCCCCGCCGAAGAGTCCCCCGCCGAGCAGCCCGCCGGCTTCCCCAAGGAGCTGCGGATGAGCGGCCCGGCGGTCGTGATGCCCGCGGACGCCCTGCCCGAGGGGCACGGGATGGGCCGGCTCCGGCTCGTCCGGATCTACCAGGTCGGCGCGTTCGTCCTCGCGATCCTCCTGCTGGCCGCGTTCACGCAGGCCGGGACGGCCCTGTTCGGGAGCCGCGACGCGCGGGACGTCCTCATCAACCAGGTCGACCCGGCGACGCTGGAGCAGTTCCGCCTCACCACCGCCGTCACGAGCCAGGACATGGCGATCCGCGACTACGCGCAGGACGGCGGCGCCGCGCAGGTGGCCCGGTACCGCGACGCCGTCCGGCTGGAGGCGGAGTCCGCGGCGCGCATGCGGCGGCTGCTGGCCGGGGTGCCGGGGAGCGGCGACGTCGACAGCCTCCTGGACAAGGCCACCGCCGACTCGGCCGCGTGGCGCACCGCCTTCGCCGACCGGGTCGCGGCCGGGCCCGGCGGCCAGGGCATCGACCCCGACGAGAGCCGTGAGGCGCGCCGGCTGCTCAACCAGGCGCGCGGCGACATGACCCCGCTGCAGATCGGCCTCACCGAGCTGCACGACCGCGCCGCCGAGAAGGTGCGGTCCCGCGCGAGCGCGGCCCAGTGGTCGACGGTCGCGGCGCTCGTCCTGGTCGTCGTGGCCGCGCTGGCGCTCGCCGTGCTGCTGCGCCGCACCGTGCTGATCCCGGTGTCCAGCCTGACCGGACGCGTCCGCGCCGTGGCCCAGGGCGACTTCGACCACCCGCTGGACGTGCCGGGGCCGGCCGAGATCAACGAGCTGGCGGCGATCATCGACGCGATGCGCGACCGGATCATCCGGCAGTGGCGGATCAGCGAGGAGAAGACCCGGCTGCTCGACGAGCAGACCGCGGAGCTGCGCCGCTCCAACTCCGAGCTGGAGCAGTTCGCCTACGTCGCGAGCCACGACCTCCAGGAGCCGCTGCGCAAGGTCGCGAGCTTCTGCCAGATGATCGAGCGCCGCTACGGGGACCAGCTGGACGACCGCGGCCGGCAGTACATCGAGTTCGCGGTGGACGGCGCCAAGCGCATGCAGGCGCTCATCAACGACCTGCTGAGCTTCTCCCGGGTCGGGCGGATGGCGCGGCCCGAGGAGTCGGTCGACCTCGGCGCGGTCGTCCGGCAGGCCCTGGACAACCTCGCGGCGCTGCGCGAGGAGACCGGCGCCGAGGTGGACGCCGCGGACCTGCCGCACGTCCCCGGCGACCGCACCCAGCTCACCCAGCTCTTCCAGAACCTCATCGGCAACGCCATCAAGTTCCGGCGCGAGGGCGTGCCGCCCCGGGTGGTCATCGACGCCCGCCGCACCGGCGGCGAGTGGGAGTTCCGCTGCGCCGACAACGGCATCGGCGTGGAGCCCCGGTACGCCGACCGCATCTTCCTGATCTTCCAGCGGCTGCACCCGCGGGACGAGTACACCGGCACGGGCATCGGCCTCGCGCTCTGCAAGAAGATCGTCGAGTTCCACGGCGGGCGCATCTGGCTCGACGGAGACGACCGCGGCGACGAGCCCGGCACCACCTTCCGCTGGACCCTGCCGGTCCACGCGCACATCACCAACGGAGACGACGGATGA
- a CDS encoding L,D-transpeptidase: MATTNAPRYSRHAALLGAAAAVLLLGGCGGAAPHRTASAGERSAGPSAGGAGTAKVPEATTFTTVRGAPEDAARDGAAGTPDGTVVHPIRPAPVFDRPGGRRIATLPSTQLGGPTWVPVVETSGDWRRVLLPSRPNRASGWVAGTGLRTAHTPYSVRVDVAKRRLTLLRSGRRAGRWTVAVGGAKTPTPAGRTFIMASVLPAKKTPSPLVLPLGTHSATLDTFGGGPGTVALHGWPDASVFGKAVTHGCVRVPADALKALSRVPLGSPVLITA; the protein is encoded by the coding sequence ATGGCGACCACTAACGCTCCGCGGTACTCCCGTCACGCCGCGCTGCTCGGCGCGGCCGCCGCCGTGCTGCTGCTCGGCGGGTGCGGCGGCGCGGCCCCGCACCGCACGGCGTCCGCCGGCGAGCGGAGCGCCGGGCCGAGCGCCGGCGGCGCGGGCACCGCCAAGGTCCCCGAGGCCACGACGTTCACCACCGTCCGCGGCGCGCCCGAGGACGCGGCGCGGGACGGTGCCGCCGGCACCCCCGACGGCACCGTCGTGCACCCGATCCGGCCCGCCCCGGTCTTCGACCGGCCCGGCGGGCGCCGCATCGCCACGCTGCCCTCCACCCAGCTGGGCGGCCCGACCTGGGTGCCCGTGGTGGAGACCTCCGGCGACTGGCGGCGCGTGCTGCTGCCGAGCCGTCCGAACCGGGCGAGCGGCTGGGTCGCCGGCACCGGGCTGCGCACCGCGCACACGCCCTACAGCGTCCGGGTCGACGTCGCGAAGCGGCGGCTCACGCTGCTGAGGTCCGGGCGCCGGGCGGGCCGGTGGACGGTCGCGGTCGGCGGCGCCAAGACCCCGACCCCGGCCGGCCGGACGTTCATCATGGCCTCGGTCCTGCCCGCGAAGAAGACGCCGAGCCCGCTCGTCCTGCCGCTCGGCACCCACTCGGCGACCCTGGACACCTTCGGCGGCGGGCCGGGCACCGTCGCCCTGCACGGCTGGCCCGACGCCTCCGTGTTCGGCAAGGCCGTCACCCACGGCTGCGTGCGGGTGCCGGCGGACGCGCTGAAGGCGCTGTCCCGCGTCCCGCTCGGCTCGCCGGTGCTCATCACCGCCTGA
- a CDS encoding ATP-binding protein, with protein sequence MTLPRNAESAPLVRHTLDASLRGLGVGSEIRADIALALGEACANVIQHAASGMEYEVRARMDGARCVVEVIDGGTDAGEGDGSVIETEWEPADAAPLAEHGRGLRLMRAFTEELRIADRVHRTGAIVHFEKSLAG encoded by the coding sequence ATGACCCTGCCGAGGAACGCCGAGAGCGCTCCGCTGGTGCGGCACACGCTCGACGCCTCCCTTCGCGGTCTCGGAGTGGGTTCCGAGATCCGTGCCGATATCGCGCTGGCGCTCGGAGAGGCGTGCGCGAACGTCATCCAGCATGCCGCGTCCGGAATGGAGTACGAGGTCCGGGCGCGGATGGACGGGGCGCGCTGCGTCGTGGAAGTCATCGACGGGGGCACGGACGCGGGGGAAGGCGACGGAAGCGTCATAGAAACGGAATGGGAGCCCGCCGACGCGGCGCCCCTGGCCGAGCACGGCCGGGGGCTGCGGTTGATGCGGGCGTTCACGGAGGAGCTTCGCATCGCCGACCGGGTGCACCGCACCGGCGCGATCGTGCATTTCGAGAAGTCGCTGGCCGGGTGA